From Plasmodium chabaudi chabaudi strain AS genome assembly, chromosome: 12, the proteins below share one genomic window:
- a CDS encoding 40S ribosomal protein S9, putative (query 165-165;GPI_cleavage_site_score=0.48000002;~pfam_scan;Pfam:PF01479.21; E()=4.4E-11;score=42.2;query 107-150;description=S4;~pfam_scan;Pfam:PF00163.15; E()=2.9E-7;score=31.0;query 9-62;description=Ribosomal_S4;~iprscan;InterPro:IPR001912 : Ribosomal protein S4;SMART:SM01390; score=1.8E-19;query 6-106;description=Ribosomal protein S4/S9, N-terminal;~iprscan;InterPro:IPR001912 : Ribosomal protein S4;Pfam:PF00163; score=3.3E-6;query 12-62;description=Ribosomal protein S4/S9, N-terminal;~iprscan;Superfamily:SSF55174; score=1.01E-34;query 11-163;description=null;~iprscan;InterPro:IPR018079 : Ribosomal protein S4, conserved site;Prosite:PS00632; score=1.0;query 105-129;description=Ribosomal protein S4, conserved site;~iprscan;InterPro:IPR005710 : Ribosomal protein S4/S9, eukaryotic/archaeal;TIGR_TIGRFAMS:TIGR01018; score=2.3E-62;query 4-164;description=Ribosomal protein S4/S9, eukaryotic/archaeal;~iprscan;InterPro:IPR002942 : RNA-binding S4;Pfam:PF01479; score=4.5E-11;query 107-150;description=RNA-binding S4 domain;~iprscan;InterPro:IPR002942 : RNA-binding S4;Prosite:PS50889; score=10.68;query 107-181;description=RNA-binding S4 domain;~iprscan;InterPro:IPR002942 : RNA-binding S4;SMART:SM00363; score=6.0E-4;query 107-175;description=RNA-binding S4 domain), translating into MPKSYRNYSKTARNPKRPFEKERLDQELKLIGEYGLKNKREIWRVQYLLAKIRSAARYLLTLDEKSPKRIFQGEALLRRMVRQGLLGENEEKLDYVLGLTLPKLLERRLQTKVFKLGLAKSVHHARVLIRQRHIRVGKQMVDIPSFLVRIDSEKHIDFATASPFGGSRPGRVKRKTLRNQKEKAEGDDN; encoded by the exons atgccaAAAAGTTATAGAAACTATTCAAAAACTGCAAGGAATCCAAAGCGTCCCTTTGAAAAg GAACGTTTAGATCAAGagttaaaattaattggAGAATATGGTTTAAAAAACAAGAGAGAAATATGGAG AGTGCAATATTTGTTAGCAAAGATAAGATCAGCAGCCagatatttattaacattaGATGAGAAAAGCccaaaaagaatatttcaAGGTGAAGCCTTATTAAGAAGAATGGTTCGTCAAGGTTTGCTTGGTGAGAACGAAGAAAAATTAGATTACGTTTTAGGATTAACATTACCTAAATTATTAGAAAGAAGATTGCAAACAAAAGTATTTAAATTAGGTTTAGCAAAATCTGTACATCATGCTAGAGTATTAATAAGACAACGACATATTCGTGTTGGTAAACAAATGGTTGATATTCCATCATTTCTAGTTCGTATTGATTCAGAAAAACACATTGATTTTGCAACAGCTTCACCATTTGGTGGATCTAGACCTGGTAGAGTTAAGAGAAAAACATTAAGAaatcaaaaagaaaaagctGAAGGAGATGATAATTAA
- a CDS encoding conserved protein, unknown function (term=annotation;date=20180502;qualifier=removed_product=conserved Plasmodium protein, unknown function;qualifier=added_product=conserved protein, unknown function;curatorName=ucb@sanger.ac.uk;~;query 404-404;GPI_cleavage_site_score=0.3306): MILYLYKSFFFFVFFVCNSKLTKSLSYNRHNQKIQPLIQDGKRTNHIYEISRKRNKFPTQNKLLFIKNDKVKNTFHKLLNNKNDVITKLFNIFYPTSYNYQFIENENAELEDTPPTWLIIPSNKFNTFLDSYIFNIIQSEKSTPITNNINKARANQHSENIEHTNNKPQKNILTPDMHTKLENYVNNQLIKLASEILNMENQLKKREKEKLENKNNSNNSKEYIKWDFYLSKKDKPLKCFVYLDVPDGTVMVKPREMDENNFLISISALNDIKRNNQDILKNIFFKKFNITFDHIYNNCTFFTLIVNKIINKQYIIDTFTLTSLLSSFYLTRNFFYEAFLQLLSSEIIWHPYVYNVWCNIYHTTLPLKLFLVKQAYSYSNILFNYITQHVRSRLIKLETKLINNSLKKKILMDTIKDNNYDKKVYTIATDSCDKYEDEFYYI, encoded by the coding sequence atgattttatatttgtataaaagcttttttttttttgttttttttgtgtgtaaTAGTAAACTAACAAAAAGCTTGTCATATAATAGGCACaatcaaaaaatacaacCACTAATACAAGATGGAAAAAGAacaaatcatatatatgaaatatcccgtaaaagaaataaattcccaacacaaaataaattattatttataaaaaatgacaaagttaaaaatacatttcataaacttttaaataataaaaatgatgtcattacaaaattatttaatatattttatccaACAAGCTATAATTATCaatttatagaaaatgaaaatgctGAATTAGAAGATACACCACCGACCTGGTTAATAATCCCtagtaataaatttaacacatttttagacagctatatatttaatatcatTCAATCCGAAAAATCAACTCCTATCACAAACAATATCAACAAAGCCAGGGCTAATCAACATTCTGAAAATATTGAACATACTAACAATAAgccacaaaaaaatattttgactCCTGATATGCACACAAAATTAGAAAACTATGTTAACAATcaattgataaaattagCGAgtgaaattttaaatatggaaaatcagctaaaaaaaagagaaaaagaaaaacttgaaaataaaaataatagtaataatagtaaagaatatattaagtgggatttttatttaagcAAAAAAGATAAGCcattaaaatgttttgtttatttagaCGTCCCTGATGGTACTGTAATGGTTAAACCACGAGAAAtggatgaaaataattttttaatttctatAAGCGcattaaatgatataaaaagaaataatcaagatatattaaaaaatattttttttaaaaaatttaatataacttttgatcatatttataataattgtaccttttttacattaattgtaaataaaattattaacaagcaatatattattgataCATTTACATTAACATCATTATTATCCTCATTCTATTTAACaagaaattttttttatgaagcttttttacaattattgAGTAGTGAAATAATATGGCAtccatatgtatataatgtatggtgtaatatatatcatactACTTTGCCacttaaattatttctGGTTAAACAAGCCTATTCTTATtccaatatattatttaattatataaccCAACATGTACGATCAAGATTAATTAAGTTggaaacaaaattaattaataattccttgaaaaaaaaaatattaatggaTACAATAAAAGACAATAATTATGACAAAAAGGTGTATACTATAGCAACCGATAGTTGTGATAAATATGAAGacgaattttattatatttaa
- a CDS encoding FoP domain-containing protein, putative (term=annotation;date=20170225;qualifier=removed_product=conserved Plasmodium protein, unknown function;qualifier=added_product=fop domain-containing protein, putative;curatorName=ucb@sanger.ac.uk;~;query 154-154;GPI_cleavage_site_score=0.696;~pfam_scan;Pfam:PF13865.2; E()=1.7E-21;score=76.5;query 103-174;description=FoP_duplication;~iprscan;InterPro:IPR025715 : Friend of PRMT1 duplication;SMART:SM01218; score=3.5E-15;query 85-176;description=Chromatin target of PRMT1 protein, C-terminal;~iprscan;InterPro:IPR025715 : Friend of PRMT1 duplication;Pfam:PF13865; score=1.0E-12;query 104-173;description=Chromatin target of PRMT1 protein, C-terminal), whose translation MAKIDRKDKIGRKKDGISKSRKAGFTKFSYQQNRGKSFKFAQKKTLDVRKHIFKPYGRGNLSMMNRKNFKKGNNSFFFKNKRKIGNKFHGRSFGNTGREAFLKKSRGNNFRKGRHAFKSGKKRTVFFKKTQNLHDKIGKLTSKELDDELDNYMGSSNVKTRLDNDLDSYFKNNGNLQADMNEGFNKMGE comes from the exons ATGGCAAAGATCGATAGAAAAGACAAAATTGGAAGAAAGAAGGATGGAATATCAAAATCTCGAAAGGCAggatttacaaaattttctTATCAACAAAATCGAG gaaaatcatttaaatttgctcagaaaaaaacattagATGTCagaaaacatatatttaagcCATACGGTCGTGGAAATTTATCAATGAtgaatagaaaaaattttaaaaaaggaaataattcctttttttttaaaaataaaagaaaaattggaaataaATTTCATGGCAGATCATTTGGTAATACTGGCCGTGAAgcttttttgaaaaaatcaCGTGGAAATAACTTCAGAAAGGGAAGACATGCATTTAAAagtggaaaaaaaagaactgtcttttttaaaaaaacacaaaatttacatgataaaattggaaaattaACATCCAAAGAATtg GATGACGAATTAGATAACTATATGGGATCCAGTAATGTCAAAACCAGATTGGATAATGATTTGGATTCatactttaaaaataatggaaattTACAAGCTGATATGAACGAAggatttaataaaatgggtgaataa
- a CDS encoding EELM2 domain-containing protein, putative (term=annotation;date=20160612;qualifier=removed_product=conserved Plasmodium protein, unknown function;qualifier=added_product=eelm2 domain-containing protein, putative;curatorName=ucb@sanger.ac.uk;~term=annotation;date=20170224;qualifier=added_GO:0005634;qualifier=added_literature=pmid:23181666;curatorName=ucb@sanger.ac.uk;~pfam_scan;Pfam:PF15863.1; E()=8.5E-73;score=243.9;query 610-790;description=EELM2;~iprscan;InterPro:IPR031724 : Extended EGL-27 and MTA1 homology domain;Pfam:PF15863; score=8.8E-73;query 610-790;description=Extended EGL-27 and MTA1 homology domain;~iprscan;InterPro:IPR000949 : ELM2;Prosite:PS51156; score=21.787;query 613-747;description=ELM2 domain), which translates to MTVQQKHKGMLISEEEPVNSHIFSNFFNKLNSAIFDSGNKNNNNSNNNNNTNDNSNNDSNNNSNNNNSMPNDYKENRNAENGMEDYENIEYIKRLKEQKKIRDDAYKKMANDLELRKLIERAQMKHSNLNPSSLGANNRTNQYHRNEMFNPNKQSEGIDNDMDDNNALHLIKGEQNALDNQDIYNNTPYINNTNIKGGRSLRNINKNNTNHNMSEIGNPIADHHRQLISSQENRGTKKKNSEKISIDKEILSRFTNSNRNNNHIEANNMGRYNTRNNNEQNDIYYGNQDEEENDLQNEYNINQNGIQDESTIRNRLKNNTRNNIKIQARNYIRNQSKNNEYTTNSKGKYEREENYDEYEDEYNNAHDDNNNVANKNNDIYNTRRYNNTRRYNNYNEEYINYVKNERSEKNENRRRQVNYDAYNNDDGMHNYDAQFINANIIRNKNGEIIGNGIHKMPSVSVKNKNDHDHVENSKSNAKQKENKTKKTKKTITKNNANSANAPKNKNNATKNGNIINSKNSNILQNEKKTYIPDHNEYSSNPKHRATAASNAHHNTNRGGNYSNNDNYYSNNYGANTRSTNINRFNERYPDHDDDADQKKRKKRVTEEGSKESNKINIGDSYQVSKLPNFFLCRSEFMYKSYEPVEETNAEPCLTCSGLSCHCKAGGAILVYSPLILERIREKCMKNRGYHKCIKNEIELSSYIQECAKNWKSNVDEWVPFSPEYAYKLLHYANYDPHKAISIMKSSEFSFRKIMDPPTRKYQNKWKPKDKRENISKNPFPSPLTIRTYLSKRHHNSGYHLR; encoded by the exons atgactGTACAACAAAAACATAAGGGAATGCTCATTTCTGAAGAAGAGCCAGTAAATTCACATATATttagtaatttttttaataaattgaaTAGTGCCATATTTGACAGCggcaataaaaataataacaatagcAACAATAACAATAACACTAATGACAATAGTAACAATGACAGCAACAACAACAGCAACAATAACAATAGCATGCCAAACGATTACAAAGAAAATAGGAATGCAGAAAACGGCATGGAggattatgaaaatatcgAATACATAAAACGATTAAAagagcaaaaaaaaattagagatgatgcatataaaaagatGGCAAATGACCTTGAGTTGAGAAAGCTAATAGAGAGAGCCCAAATGAAACATTCAAATCTTAACCCCTCCAGTCTCGGTGCAAACAATCGCACCAATCAATATCACAGAAACGAAATGTTTAATCCCAATAAACAAAGTGAAGGTATAGATAATGACATGGATGATAATAATGCCCTTCATTTAATAAAGGGCGAACAAAATGCCCTAGACAATCaagacatatataataatacaccCTATATAAACAATACCAATATTAAAGGTGGAAGATCATTAcgtaatataaataaaaataatactaatCATAATATGTCAGAAATTGGAAATCCAATTGCTGATCACCATCGACAGTTAATATCATCTCAAGAAAATAGGggaacgaaaaaaaaaaattctgaAAAAATATCTATAGATAAAGAAATTTTAAGTAGATTCACTAATAGTAATCGAAACAATAATCACATTGAGGCAAATAATATGGGTCGTTATAATACccgaaataataatgaacaaaatgatatatattatggaAATCAagatgaagaagaaaatgatttaCAAAACGAATATAACATAAATCAAAATGGTATACAAGATGAATCTACTATAAGAAATcgtttgaaaaataatacaagaaataatataaaaatacaagcACGAAATTATATTAGAAATCAAagcaaaaataatgaatatactACCAATTCAAAAGGGAAATATGAGAGAgaagaaaattatgatgaatatgaagacgaatataataatgcacATGATGATAACAATAATGtagcaaataaaaataacgatatatataatactaggagatataataatactcgaagatataataattataatgaagaatatattaattatgtaaaaaatgaaagaagtgaaaaaaatgaaaatcgAAGAAGACAAGTAAATTAtgatgcatataataatgatgatggTATGCATAACTATGATGCACAATTTATAAATGcaaatattattagaaataaaaatggtgaAATAATCGGAAATGGAATACATAAAATGCCTAGTGTATCtgtgaaaaataaaaatgatcaTGACCATGTTGAAAATTCAAAATCAAATgcaaaacaaaaagaaaataaaacgaaaaaaacaaaaaaaacaattaccaaaaataatgcaaatTCTGCAAATGCacctaaaaataaaaacaatgcAACCAAAAATggtaatataataaattcaaaaaattcaaatattttacaaaatgaaaaaaaaacctACATTCCTGATCATAATGAATATTCATCAAATCCAAAACATAGAGCTACTGCTGCTTCAAATGCACATCATAATACCAATAGAGGTGGaaattattcaaataatgataattattattccaATAATTATGGAGCAAATACTAGAAGCACTAATATTAATCGCTTTAATGAAAGATACCCAGACCATGATGATGATGCAG atcaaaaaaaacgaaaaaaacgAGTCACAGAAGAGGGGTCGAAAGAGAgcaacaaaataaatataggaGACAGCTACCAAGTATCCAAATTGCccaacttttttttgtgtcgATCAGAATTTATGTACAAAAGTTATGAACCAGTTGAAGAGACAAATGCCGAGCCATGCCTAACATGCTCAGGATTATCATGTCATTGTAAAGCTGGTGGAGCAATATTAGTATACTCACCCCTTATATTAGAAAGAATAAGAGAGAAATGCATGAAAAATAGAGGCTATCacaaatgtataaaaaatgaaattgaaTTATCATCCTATATACAAGAATGTgcaaaaaattggaaatcAAATGTTGATGAATGGGTCCCATTTTCACctgaatatgcatataaattattacattatGCTAATTATGATCCACATAAAGCTATAAGTATTATGAAATCTTCAGAATTTTcatttagaaaaattatggaTCCACCAACTagaaaatatcaaaataaatggaaaCCTAAAGataaaagagaaaatatatCGAAAAATCCATTCCCATCTCCCTTAACTATAAGAACATATTTGTCTAAACGACATCACAATAGTGGATATCACCTTCGATGA